One stretch of Campylobacter sp. CCS1377 DNA includes these proteins:
- a CDS encoding protein-export chaperone SecB, with the protein MSKIKQGAFQISSIEIKKFNFEQNPEIKESDIDKFEFNKTMGAIAQKKDDKEKDKFLIQLDLNIKANSSDKNIYKISTSILSLIQFEVKDEQNKFLLNNAVAIMFSYLRPIIAQITMLSGFSPYHLQPVSFEEFEVKIINDK; encoded by the coding sequence TTCATCAATAGAGATAAAAAAATTCAATTTCGAACAAAACCCAGAAATTAAAGAAAGTGATATTGATAAATTTGAGTTTAACAAGACTATGGGTGCTATTGCGCAAAAAAAAGATGATAAAGAAAAAGATAAATTTTTAATTCAGTTGGATTTAAATATTAAAGCAAATAGTAGTGATAAAAATATTTATAAAATATCAACATCAATACTATCATTAATCCAGTTTGAGGTTAAAGATGAGCAAAATAAATTTTTACTAAATAATGCTGTAGCAATAATGTTTTCATATTTGAGACCTATTATAGCACAAATCACAATGCTATCTGGCTTTTCTCCTTATCATTTACAACCTGTTAGTTTTGAAGAATTTGAAGTTAAAATCATAAATGATAAGTAA
- a CDS encoding DNA/RNA non-specific endonuclease, producing the protein MNKIIMLIFLTSSLFAEYHEYKPSEEFAKYFTKQNCSQVLDKFYYINCYDYGYKGTKAVAYKLEAENLKGEQIKKRPRFEDDTNIPKKYRTTWSDYKNSGYDRGHTLSNASMRKTAQAQRSTFLMSNITPQNPQINQRVWNKIEKRERQIALKLGSLEVLNLVNYDNNPKRIKNQIAVPSSYIKILKGDNFEECYQVPNNDVENESIRNYKVDCDIIK; encoded by the coding sequence TTGAATAAAATAATAATGCTTATTTTTTTAACCTCATCTTTATTTGCTGAGTATCACGAATACAAACCAAGTGAAGAGTTTGCCAAGTATTTTACTAAGCAAAATTGCTCACAAGTTTTAGATAAATTCTATTATATAAATTGTTATGATTATGGCTATAAAGGCACTAAAGCAGTAGCTTATAAATTAGAAGCGGAAAATTTAAAAGGCGAACAAATCAAAAAACGCCCACGCTTTGAAGATGATACGAATATCCCTAAAAAATACCGCACTACATGGAGTGATTATAAAAATAGTGGCTATGATAGGGGGCATACTCTTTCTAATGCTTCAATGAGAAAAACCGCTCAAGCCCAAAGAAGCACTTTTTTAATGAGTAATATCACTCCACAAAATCCGCAAATTAATCAAAGGGTTTGGAATAAAATAGAAAAAAGAGAAAGACAAATTGCTTTAAAACTTGGAAGTTTAGAAGTTTTAAATCTAGTTAATTATGATAACAATCCTAAAAGAATTAAAAATCAAATAGCTGTACCAAGTAGTTATATTAAGATTTTAAAAGGCGACAATTTTGAAGAATGCTATCAAGTGCCAAATAACGATGTAGAAAATGAGAGTATAAGAAATTATAAGGTTGATTGTGATATTATTAAATAA